A stretch of Hemiscyllium ocellatum isolate sHemOce1 chromosome 38, sHemOce1.pat.X.cur, whole genome shotgun sequence DNA encodes these proteins:
- the LOC132833996 gene encoding C-X-C chemokine receptor type 3-like → MYFFGNASYDLLPNSSYDPCDGLAVCLSQPCDPSNSLSFTRVFIPVLYSAVFLVGLLGNGLVVGVLARSLRRLAATEMYVLHLAAADLLLVVGLPFWAAESANEWVFGHGACKVLGALYNVSFYSSIYLLGCISFDRYLSIVHAVELYKRRRPWRVYLSCAAVWLFCLLLAVPDFVFLHSMRVNGSRKCAHNYGANNSKGWIVGLRCFYHVTGFLLPLGVMGYSYLKIGLTLAQSHNSQRPRERRALKVMAAVVAVFFLCWTPYNVVMFLETLHRLGALGRDCSAEGRMDTGYILAACLGNLHCCLNPFLYALAGAKFRSRMFECLGALGCPFARGWGSLPRSQRQRHSVVTVSESGDTSYSAF, encoded by the coding sequence ATGTATTTCTTCGGGAATGCCAGCTACGATCTGCTGCCGAATTCCAGTTACGACCCGTGCGACGGTCTGGCGGTGTGCCTGAGCCAGCCCTGTGACCCTAGCAACAGCCTGTCCTTCACGCGCGTCTTCATCCCGGTCCTGTACAGCGCCGTCTTCCTGGTGGGGCTGCTGGGAAACGGCCTGGTGGTGGGCGTCTTGGCCCGGAGCCTGAGGCGTCTGGCCGCCACGGAGATGTACGTCCTGCATTTAGCCGCGGCCGACCTGCTGCTGGTTGTGGGCCTGCCCTTCTGGGCTGCGGAATCCGCCAACGAGTGGGTGTTTGGCCACGGGGCCTGCAAGGTGCTGGGGGCCCTGTACAACGTCAGCTTCTACAGCAGCATCTACTTGCTGGGCTGTATTAGCTTCGATCGCTACCTCTCCATCGTCCACGCTGTGGAACTCTACAAGAGGAGGAGGCCTTGGCGCGTTTACCTCAGCTGCGCGGCCGTCTGGCTCttctgcctcctgctggccgtcCCGGATTTCGTCTTCCTGCACTCCATGAGGGTGAACGGGTCCCGGAAGTGTGCCCATAATTATGGCGCCAACAACTCCAAGGGCTGGATCGTGGGCCTACGCTGCTTCTACCACGTCACCGGCTTCCTGCTCCCCCTGGGGGTCATGGGCTACAGTTACCTGAAGATCGGCTTGACCCTCGCGCAATCCCACAATTCCCAGCGGCCGCGGGAACGCCGGGCCCTCAAGGTGATGGCCGCCGTGGTGGCGGTCTTCTTCCTCTGCTGGACCCCCTACAACGTGGTGATGTTCCTGGAGACCCTGCACCGGTTGGGTGCCCTGGGGCGGGACTGCAGCGCCGAGGGGCGCATGGACACCGGCTACATCCTGGCCGCGTGCCTGGGCAacctgcactgctgcctcaacccCTTCCTGTACGCCCTCGCCGGCGCCAAGTTCCGCTCCAGGATGTTCGAGTGCCTGGGGGCGCTGGGCTGCCCCTTCGCCCGCGGGTGGGGCTCCCTCCCCAGAAGCCAGCGGCAACGCCATTCTGTCGTCACTGTCTCCGAGTCGGGAGACACCTCCTACTCGGCGTTCTAA